From a single Salmo salar chromosome ssa22, Ssal_v3.1, whole genome shotgun sequence genomic region:
- the LOC106582665 gene encoding dynactin subunit 2 isoform X2 → MADPKYANLPGIASNEPDVYETSDLPEDDQAQFESEELCSDSVERIVVNPNAAYDKFKDKLVCTKGLDFSDCISKNKRVGYESGEYEILAEGCGVKETPQQKYQRLVNEIQELSHEVETIQATTKDSSAEERLTPVVLAQQAAQLKQQLVSAHLDTLLGPQAHINLADPDRALAKRLLTQLEAARSNRGSTGEGKASAAAKAPDGVVLYELHSRPEQEKFTDAAKMAELEKRLAELETAVGSGSDKQGPLSAGVQGGSLMDTMELLQARVSALDSATLDQIEARLQSVLGKMNEIAKHKAAIEDADTQNKVSQLYDVVQKWDAMATALPQVVQRLMAVKELHEQAMQFGQLLTHLDTTQQMINNSLKDNGTLLSQVQTTMKENLLSVEENFAALDQRMKKFNK, encoded by the exons GAAGAGTTGTGCAGTGACAGTGTGGAGAGGATCGTGGTCAACCCTAATGCAGCTTACGACAAGTTCAAGGACAAACTCGTCTGTACTAAAGGACTCG ACTTCTCAGACTGTATCAGTAAGAACAAAAGAGTGGGCTATGAGTCTGGAGAATATGAGATC TTGGCGGAGGGCTGTGGGGTGAAGGAAACCCCCCAGCAGAAGTACCAGCGGCTGGTCAATGAGATCCAGGAGCTCAGTCATGAGGTGGAAACCATCCAG GCGACCACGAAGGATAGCAGTGCAGAGGAGCGTCTGACCCCAGTAGTCCTAGCCCAGCAAGCTGCCCAGCTCAAACAGCAGCTGGTCTCTGCCCACCTGGACACTCTGCTGGGACCACAGGCACATATCAACCTAGCTGACCCAGACAGAGCACTGGCCAA GCGTCTGCTAACCCAGCTGGAGGCAGCGAGGAGCAATAGGGGGAGTACAGGGGAGGGGAAGGCCTCAGCAGCAGCTAAAGCTCCTGATGGTGTGGTGCTCTATGAGCTGCACAGCCGGCCAGAGCAGGAGAAGTTCACGGACGCTGCCAAG ATGGCAGAGCTGGAGAAGCGGCTTGCCGAGCTGGAGACTGCTGTGGGCTCTGGATCAGACAAACAGGGTCCTCTGAGTGCTGGGGTGCAGGGAGGCAGTCTCATG GACACCATGGAGCTGCTGCAGGCGCGGGTCAGTGCTCTGGACTCAGCCACTCTGGACCAGATAGAGGCCAGACTGCAG AGTGTCCTTGGGAAGATGAATGAGATTGCAAAGCACAAGGCAGCCATCGAAGATGCTGATACACAAAACAAG GTGTCTCAGCTGTATGACGTGGTGCAGAAGTGGGACGCCATGGCAACCGCTCTGCCTCAGGTGGTGCAGAGGCTCATGGCTGTCAAAGAGTTGCATGAACAAG CCATGCAGTTTGGTCAGCTGCTGACCCACCTGGACACCACCCAGCAGATGATCAACAACTCTCTGAAGGACAACGGAACACTGCTCTCACAG GTGCAGACGACCATGAAGGAGAATCTCCTGTCGGTAGAAGAAAACTTTGCTGCCCTGGACCAGAGGATGAAGAAGTTCAACAAATAA
- the LOC106582665 gene encoding dynactin subunit 2 isoform X1 — translation MADPKYANLPGIASNEPDVYETSDLPEDDQAQFESELEELCSDSVERIVVNPNAAYDKFKDKLVCTKGLDFSDCISKNKRVGYESGEYEILAEGCGVKETPQQKYQRLVNEIQELSHEVETIQATTKDSSAEERLTPVVLAQQAAQLKQQLVSAHLDTLLGPQAHINLADPDRALAKRLLTQLEAARSNRGSTGEGKASAAAKAPDGVVLYELHSRPEQEKFTDAAKMAELEKRLAELETAVGSGSDKQGPLSAGVQGGSLMDTMELLQARVSALDSATLDQIEARLQSVLGKMNEIAKHKAAIEDADTQNKVSQLYDVVQKWDAMATALPQVVQRLMAVKELHEQAMQFGQLLTHLDTTQQMINNSLKDNGTLLSQVQTTMKENLLSVEENFAALDQRMKKFNK, via the exons GAAGAGTTGTGCAGTGACAGTGTGGAGAGGATCGTGGTCAACCCTAATGCAGCTTACGACAAGTTCAAGGACAAACTCGTCTGTACTAAAGGACTCG ACTTCTCAGACTGTATCAGTAAGAACAAAAGAGTGGGCTATGAGTCTGGAGAATATGAGATC TTGGCGGAGGGCTGTGGGGTGAAGGAAACCCCCCAGCAGAAGTACCAGCGGCTGGTCAATGAGATCCAGGAGCTCAGTCATGAGGTGGAAACCATCCAG GCGACCACGAAGGATAGCAGTGCAGAGGAGCGTCTGACCCCAGTAGTCCTAGCCCAGCAAGCTGCCCAGCTCAAACAGCAGCTGGTCTCTGCCCACCTGGACACTCTGCTGGGACCACAGGCACATATCAACCTAGCTGACCCAGACAGAGCACTGGCCAA GCGTCTGCTAACCCAGCTGGAGGCAGCGAGGAGCAATAGGGGGAGTACAGGGGAGGGGAAGGCCTCAGCAGCAGCTAAAGCTCCTGATGGTGTGGTGCTCTATGAGCTGCACAGCCGGCCAGAGCAGGAGAAGTTCACGGACGCTGCCAAG ATGGCAGAGCTGGAGAAGCGGCTTGCCGAGCTGGAGACTGCTGTGGGCTCTGGATCAGACAAACAGGGTCCTCTGAGTGCTGGGGTGCAGGGAGGCAGTCTCATG GACACCATGGAGCTGCTGCAGGCGCGGGTCAGTGCTCTGGACTCAGCCACTCTGGACCAGATAGAGGCCAGACTGCAG AGTGTCCTTGGGAAGATGAATGAGATTGCAAAGCACAAGGCAGCCATCGAAGATGCTGATACACAAAACAAG GTGTCTCAGCTGTATGACGTGGTGCAGAAGTGGGACGCCATGGCAACCGCTCTGCCTCAGGTGGTGCAGAGGCTCATGGCTGTCAAAGAGTTGCATGAACAAG CCATGCAGTTTGGTCAGCTGCTGACCCACCTGGACACCACCCAGCAGATGATCAACAACTCTCTGAAGGACAACGGAACACTGCTCTCACAG GTGCAGACGACCATGAAGGAGAATCTCCTGTCGGTAGAAGAAAACTTTGCTGCCCTGGACCAGAGGATGAAGAAGTTCAACAAATAA